The following nucleotide sequence is from Candidatus Bipolaricaulis sibiricus.
CCAGGTGTTCCCGGAAACAGACCGCGTCCTGGTCGAGGGAGTCAACATCGTGACCAAACACCAGCGACCGACGCAGACGGTGCGTGAGCCGGGGATCATCAAGCGGGAGTCGCCAGTTCACGTGTCCAACGTGAAGGTGGTGTGCCCGGAGTGCAGCACTCCCAGCAGGCTGGGGATCGCGCTGTCGGAC
It contains:
- a CDS encoding LSU ribosomal protein L24p (L26e) — encoded protein: MRKVRKGDRVKVISGEDRGKVGKVLQVFPETDRVLVEGVNIVTKHQRPTQTVREPGIIKRESPVHVSNVKVVCPECSTPSRLGIALSDKQKLRRCKQCGATF